In the Rhizobium sp. Pop5 genome, one interval contains:
- a CDS encoding DUF2252 family protein, protein MSVIDVVKSYEHWLRQHCDVVEQGLVKKHERMASDPLMFFRATCFRFATQIESILPKDPKAPRVLSVGDAHFENWGTWRDAEGRLVWGVNDFDEAAELPYTYDLVRLATSFVLAKGLPSSLTDNIDALLRGYRKGLEKPKALIITDKMPWMQALLERPAAKQGHFEDSLDKLKVLEPETVPIQVRAGLLAEMPATITDVKFAARQRGGGSLGRPRFVAFGEWHGCLVVRESKAIVPSAWAWAGIAKEYERLLLVLAAGRFRSPDPFLTAHDGFIVRRIAADSSKIDLSSVNARTYNPDLIMAMGRDLASIHVASGNVSAAIAENLQDKPDNFVLAKAKLSADVVKRDFEQWCEFYDRHKGE, encoded by the coding sequence ATGTCGGTGATTGACGTCGTTAAAAGCTACGAGCACTGGCTCCGGCAGCACTGCGACGTTGTCGAACAGGGGCTCGTCAAGAAGCATGAGCGCATGGCCAGTGACCCGCTGATGTTTTTCCGTGCGACCTGTTTCCGGTTCGCCACTCAGATCGAAAGCATCCTACCGAAGGATCCAAAAGCGCCGAGGGTTTTGTCGGTCGGCGACGCCCATTTCGAAAATTGGGGTACGTGGCGCGACGCTGAGGGCAGGCTCGTGTGGGGTGTCAACGATTTCGATGAGGCTGCCGAACTGCCCTACACCTACGATCTCGTTCGGCTCGCGACCAGTTTCGTGCTGGCTAAAGGTCTGCCGAGTAGCTTAACCGATAATATCGACGCCCTACTCAGGGGATATCGAAAAGGCCTCGAAAAGCCCAAGGCCTTGATCATTACAGACAAGATGCCATGGATGCAGGCTCTGCTCGAGAGACCTGCGGCAAAGCAAGGCCATTTTGAGGATAGTCTCGACAAGCTGAAGGTTCTCGAGCCCGAAACCGTTCCCATCCAGGTTCGCGCCGGTCTACTGGCCGAGATGCCCGCAACGATCACCGATGTTAAGTTTGCGGCCCGGCAACGCGGCGGAGGCTCGCTTGGACGTCCTCGTTTTGTCGCCTTCGGCGAGTGGCATGGCTGTTTGGTGGTCCGGGAGAGCAAGGCGATCGTGCCTTCGGCATGGGCGTGGGCTGGTATTGCCAAAGAATACGAGCGCCTTCTTCTTGTCCTGGCCGCGGGGCGCTTCCGCTCCCCCGACCCCTTCCTGACCGCGCACGACGGTTTCATCGTCAGGCGGATCGCTGCAGACTCCAGCAAGATCGATCTGTCCTCGGTCAATGCCCGGACTTACAACCCCGATCTTATTATGGCCATGGGGCGGGATCTCGCTTCCATTCATGTCGCCTCAGGCAACGTCTCCGCTGCCATCGCCGAAAACCTTCAAGACAAACCGGATAACTTTGTGCTCGCCAAAGCCAAGCTTTCTGCGGACGTCGTAAAGCGCGATTTCGAGCAGTGGTGCGAGTTCTACGATCGCCATAAGGGCGAATAG
- a CDS encoding phospholipase D-like domain-containing protein → MLPIRLGLASRSSSVQLRDLVSVAAAIGVQIERDLKPIWNVSATISAISDPDAIPLGVWPVYVVDDTGFDGAEGLHLTDDKQPYALVTGGRTWSLTASHECIEMLVDPSGNRLVSSAAVAVKGGVIIDLPDEKFEYLVEPADPSEDQDNAYMIDGVVVSDFYTPRYYDPSVSSGARYSFSGKITAPRQVLPGGYLSWRNPVLGRMQQLNWLDQVAGPRIANIPGRPSARGRSTLRGFVDQHMKTYERLSDLPPEAPTSTRQQSRSLWLARATALRSSAFTMARIPSGLAAATPIAAQAALDANLDTLKASGGTKAYVGWHFQNDWITTRRAVIVLAPVSEVQVVRSRLPTSFGDVPVDVRPDPRPQLSAPGTAFLFASAASGTVREELAVPDFPGEVLLQGDAGSPGLLAARRQKPIVQYTPPPGYSLEAREYDVTLTLHISPEQGWAELGPFIRATQSSLVIGMYEFTAPHIDRAVTETLGSTGNLTLTLDSPGEQPGKREQTVEDTETDLENGLQTRLQFAWALSGLGKESVAKAFPSAYHIKVAVRDSSAFWLSSGNFNSSNQPNLDPTDQKALAQAFERADRDWHVICECPELATIFEAYLRNDYAEAARAAQNATAAAGLAAGTPSVAPQSPLDAIQMAVRSPKRFFPPKVVAGKIRIKPLLTPDDYRRPILDLIKSTENRFYMQTQYIHTIAADDDTGDIKHMELITAVADLIKRGIDVRLITSEYQTRPWIEKLQDAGIDAANFLRIQKNVHNKGMIVDSKTCVISSQNWSGEGTGTNRDAGLIIYSAEASRYFEEIFLHDWVNLARPQSLL, encoded by the coding sequence ATGCTGCCGATCAGACTTGGACTTGCGTCCCGATCGTCGTCCGTCCAGCTTCGGGACCTGGTCAGTGTTGCCGCTGCCATTGGCGTGCAAATCGAGCGTGACCTGAAACCCATATGGAATGTCAGCGCCACGATATCAGCGATCTCCGATCCCGACGCAATTCCGCTTGGCGTCTGGCCGGTCTATGTGGTGGACGACACCGGCTTCGATGGAGCAGAAGGCCTCCATTTGACGGACGACAAGCAGCCCTACGCCTTGGTTACGGGTGGGCGGACCTGGTCGTTGACCGCAAGTCACGAATGCATCGAGATGCTCGTCGACCCCAGCGGAAATAGACTGGTTTCTTCCGCCGCCGTAGCGGTGAAGGGCGGTGTGATCATCGATCTGCCGGATGAAAAATTCGAGTACCTCGTCGAACCCGCCGACCCCTCCGAAGATCAGGACAATGCCTATATGATCGATGGCGTAGTGGTCAGTGATTTCTACACGCCACGATATTACGACCCCAGCGTTTCATCCGGCGCGCGTTACAGTTTCAGTGGAAAGATAACGGCGCCAAGGCAAGTTTTGCCCGGTGGATATCTCAGTTGGAGAAACCCTGTCCTCGGTCGCATGCAGCAACTGAACTGGCTGGACCAAGTCGCCGGACCGAGAATCGCAAACATACCCGGCCGGCCGTCTGCTCGCGGCAGATCGACACTGCGAGGCTTTGTCGATCAGCACATGAAAACCTATGAGCGGCTATCGGATCTGCCGCCTGAAGCGCCGACGTCCACGCGGCAGCAATCCCGCTCGTTGTGGCTTGCCCGTGCAACGGCTCTGCGCAGCAGTGCCTTTACGATGGCTCGAATCCCGTCTGGTCTGGCGGCCGCGACCCCGATAGCCGCGCAGGCAGCACTCGATGCCAACCTCGATACACTAAAGGCGTCCGGTGGAACGAAGGCCTATGTCGGATGGCACTTCCAGAATGACTGGATCACCACGCGCCGCGCGGTCATCGTATTGGCGCCTGTTTCCGAGGTGCAGGTCGTAAGAAGCCGCCTTCCAACCTCATTCGGAGACGTACCGGTGGATGTCAGGCCCGATCCTCGTCCCCAGCTCAGCGCGCCCGGGACAGCGTTTCTGTTTGCCAGCGCGGCTTCGGGGACGGTGCGCGAGGAGCTTGCCGTGCCCGACTTTCCTGGAGAGGTATTGCTCCAAGGTGATGCCGGATCGCCAGGGTTGCTCGCAGCGAGGCGACAGAAACCTATCGTCCAATATACTCCGCCTCCCGGTTACAGTCTGGAAGCAAGGGAGTATGACGTCACTCTGACGCTTCATATCAGCCCGGAGCAAGGATGGGCCGAGCTCGGCCCGTTTATCCGCGCGACGCAGTCAAGCCTGGTAATCGGCATGTACGAGTTCACCGCTCCGCATATCGACCGGGCAGTTACGGAAACGCTCGGCTCAACGGGCAATTTGACGTTGACATTGGATTCGCCTGGCGAACAGCCCGGCAAGCGGGAGCAGACCGTCGAGGATACCGAAACCGATCTGGAAAATGGCCTTCAAACGAGGCTGCAGTTTGCCTGGGCGCTTTCCGGGCTCGGGAAGGAATCGGTGGCGAAGGCCTTTCCGAGCGCCTACCATATCAAAGTGGCGGTTCGCGACAGTTCCGCCTTCTGGCTGTCATCCGGCAATTTCAACTCCTCGAACCAGCCCAATCTCGATCCGACCGATCAGAAAGCGCTTGCGCAGGCCTTCGAGCGTGCGGACCGCGACTGGCATGTCATATGCGAATGTCCGGAACTCGCGACGATCTTCGAGGCCTATCTGAGGAACGACTATGCCGAAGCGGCACGCGCCGCGCAAAACGCCACCGCTGCGGCGGGGCTCGCGGCGGGGACACCCTCGGTCGCCCCTCAATCGCCCCTTGATGCCATACAGATGGCGGTGAGGTCCCCGAAACGGTTTTTCCCGCCGAAGGTTGTGGCGGGCAAGATCAGGATCAAGCCATTGTTGACGCCCGACGACTACCGACGGCCGATCCTCGATCTTATCAAAAGCACTGAAAACCGCTTTTACATGCAGACGCAGTATATTCATACGATCGCGGCCGATGATGACACCGGCGACATAAAGCACATGGAGCTCATCACGGCGGTCGCCGACCTGATCAAGCGGGGGATCGATGTGCGCCTGATCACGAGCGAATACCAGACCAGGCCATGGATTGAAAAGCTGCAGGACGCGGGGATCGACGCCGCTAACTTCCTGCGCATTCAAAAGAATGTCCACAACAAAGGGATGATCGTCGACTCCAAGACCTGTGTGATCAGCAGCCAGAACTGGTCGGGCGAAGGCACCGGAACGAACCGCGATGCCGGTCTCATTATCTATAGCGCGGAGGCTTCGAGATATTTCGAGGAGATCTTCCTGCATGACTGGGTGAATTTGGCGCGGCCGCAATCACTGCTGTGA
- a CDS encoding transcriptional regulator → MKKVQRSFAVEYKSGRRKLDTRSNSIWGNVDLKSVARDLDKEAMPFLSDSSQSGKSNSEISLPKPDQAESLLTPPLEPSTTASDTQETSMADETDTATSADVPAVVETPITPKKQRKPRAKKAAALETASADTTAEPAAALAGAGGVKRRGRKTKVVEAAASAKRAPVRRAPKAVQPAPAAPMTAIDEMADLLQLEEENQRLRKLLAEKLRAENADLRKRLKLD, encoded by the coding sequence TTGAAAAAAGTGCAACGCAGTTTTGCCGTCGAGTACAAAAGCGGCAGACGAAAACTCGATACTAGGTCGAACTCGATCTGGGGCAACGTGGACCTAAAATCCGTCGCTCGCGACCTAGACAAAGAGGCAATGCCGTTTCTGTCGGATAGCTCTCAGAGTGGCAAATCCAACAGCGAAATTTCTCTACCAAAACCAGATCAGGCTGAGTCGTTGTTGACACCGCCTCTTGAGCCGTCGACAACTGCATCAGATACACAGGAGACGAGCATGGCCGACGAGACTGATACTGCAACCAGTGCCGATGTGCCGGCCGTTGTCGAAACGCCAATTACGCCGAAGAAACAGCGCAAACCCAGGGCCAAGAAAGCCGCGGCACTCGAAACCGCGTCAGCTGACACTACGGCAGAGCCAGCAGCTGCTCTGGCCGGCGCCGGTGGTGTGAAGAGGAGAGGGCGCAAGACAAAGGTGGTCGAAGCTGCGGCGAGTGCCAAACGCGCACCGGTGCGCCGCGCTCCAAAGGCTGTGCAGCCGGCGCCTGCCGCGCCGATGACAGCGATCGATGAAATGGCGGACCTCCTGCAGTTAGAAGAGGAAAATCAGCGGCTGCGCAAGCTTCTGGCTGAAAAACTTCGCGCTGAAAATGCCGATCTGCGCAAACGGCTCAAGCTCGATTGA